GAGAAGCACGACATCAAGGTGGTGAACGTGTTTCATGCCGGCGACGGCAACCTGCATCCCATTCTGCTGTTCGACGAGCGCGACGCCGCTCAGGTCAAGCGGGTGCTGAAGGCCAGCGAGGAAATTCTCGACGAGTGCATCGCCTGCGGCGGCAGCGTGACCGGCGAGCATGGCATTGGCGTTGAGAAGATCGAATTCATGTCCAAGCTCTTCGCGCCCGAAGACCTGGAGGTCATGGAGCGCCTGCGGCTGGCCTTCAATCCCGCGGGGCGCCTCAGCCCGCACAAAATGCTCCCCACCGCCGGCGCCTGCGGCATGGAACAACATCATCCCGGGCGGCGCGCCGCCGTTTGACGAAAGGCGACACTCGCTTGAGCGCGGTCAGCGACAGCCTACCAATCACCGAGACAGCCACGCCAGAAACGCAGGCCGACGTGGCGCAAGCGCTGCGCGACGCCTACGCCGCGCGCCGCGCCGTCTACCCCCTCGGCGGCGGCACGAGCCTCGATTACGGACTCGCGCCCAAGCAACCCGGCCTCGGACTGTCGCTTGGCGCCTTGCAGCGCGTGATCGACTACCCCTCGCGCGATTTGACAATCACCGTCGAAGCCGGCATCACCATCGCCGAACTGACCGCCGCGATGGCCGCCGAAGGTCAGCAGTTGCCGATCGACCTGCCACACGCCCAGGTCGCCACGCTCGGCGGCGCCATCGCCACCAATTGGAGCGGCGCCAGGCGCTATGGCTACGGAACCCTGCGCGATTACATCATCGGCATCAGCGCCGTCGATGGCCGCGGCACGCCCTTCAAGGCGGGCGGCCGGGTCGTCAAGAACGTCGCCGGATACGACTTTTGCAAATTGCTCACCGGTTCGCTGGGCACGCTCAGCGTGATCACACAGGTGACGCTCAAGGCCAAGCCCCGGCCCCAGCGATCAGCCTTCGCCGTCGCCGCGGTAAACAATCTAGCCGCGGCCAGTGCGCTGCTCGACGCCTTGGCCAGTTCCGCCACCACCCCCGTGGCGATCGAACTGATCGCCGGCATCGCCTGGAGCGACATCTCGGGCGAGCTACTGCCTGCGGGCGATCTGCGCATCGTGGTGGGCCTGGAAGGGACAGCCGCCGAAGTCGATTGGATGCGCGAGCAACTCGCCCGCGAGTGGCAGCCGCTCGGTCAATCGCCCGAGTTCATCACCGCCGATCTGCAGGTAAGCGCGCTATGGACCGCGCTCAACGACTTTTCATCCGGTCCGTCGGAGCTAACGGTCAAAATCAATGTGCTCCCCAGCCGCGCGGCCGAACTGGTCGGCGTCGTGCGCGAACTCGATGCCACGGCGTCGATTCAGGCGCACGCGGGCAATGGCATCGTGCTGGCGCGGTTCAACGAGCTTCCACCCGGCGGCATGCTCGCCACGATGGTCAAGCGACTGCAACCGGCGGCGCGCGCCGCCGGCGGCAGCGCGGTGATCCTCAGCGCCAATAGCGGAGAGCGCACCGCGCAGGCGGTTTGGGGATCGCCGGCCGCCGACTGGCCCCTGATGCGCGCCGTAAAAAAGCAGTTCGATCCCCACAACATTCTCAATCCCGGTCGCTTCGTCTACTAGCGCGCGGCTAGTCCGTAGCAGCCCTGACGAGCGCGACTTGCCTGCGGTATGCTGAATGTCATGAGCAGCACCTTGGAGAAGAAATCGAGCCGGCCCGCCGACGCGCCAGGCGTCACGCCAACTCCTTCGTCGGTCGATGCTCATCCCGAGCGACAGGCCGCCGCAATCGCTGCCCAAAATCCCGGCGCCGGCATCGACTACGAACTGTTTCTCGACTGCGTGCATTGCGGCTTGTGTACTTCCGCCTGCCCAACCTACCTTGAGTTGGGCGACGAAAACGACAGCCCGCGCGGCCGCATCTATCTCATGCGCGCAGTGACCGATGGCAAGTTGCCCCTCACCCAACAGGTGAAGGGGCACCTCGATCTCTGCCTCGACTGCCGCGCCTGCGAGACCGCCTGCCCCTCGGGCGTGCAATACGGCAAATTGATCGAGCCCTTCCGCGTGGCCATGGAACAACTGGATAGCGCCCCCAAGAGCGGCGATTGGTTCCATCGCTGGGTCCTCTTTGGGATGTTCCCCTACCCCAATCGCATGCGCCAAGCCTTGGCGCCGGCGCGCGTGGCCGAGCGGCTGGGGCTGATCCGCTTTGCCGAGCGCACCGGGATGTTGCGGTTGTTGCCCGCGCGGCTGCGGCAACTTGTGCAAATGTTGCCGCCACCCGGCAAGCATGAGAAGCAACTGCCCGAGTTTCTGCCGGCGATTGGCCGCCGCCGGGCGCGCGTCGCGCTGTTCACTGGGTGCGTCGCCGACGTGATGTTCCGCGGCACACATTGGGCCACCGCGCGGGTGCTCCAACAAAACGGCTGCGATGTCGTTGTGCCGCGCTCGCAGGTGTGCTGCGGCGCCATCCACTACCATGCCGGCGCTGCCGATCCCGCGCGCCAACTTGCCGACGTCAATCTCGCCGCGCTCGATCCCGCCGGCGTCGACGCCATCGTGGTGAATGTCGCCGGTTGCGGATCGATGCTCAAGGACTACGGCCATCACTGGGACGATGCCCGCCAACCGGAGCGCGAGGCGTTTGCCCACAAGGTGCGCGATATCAACGAATTCTTGGATAGTCTCGGCCTCATCACACCAGAACATTCCATCGACCTGACCGCCACTTACCACGATGCTTGCCACTTAGGGCACGCCCAAAAGATCCGCGAGGCGCCGCGGCGCCTGCTGTCCGCCGTACCGGGCCTCCGACTTGTCGACTTGCCAGAAACCGAAGTCTGCTGCGGCGCGGCCGGAACCTACAATCTCACCCAGCCCGAGATGGCTGGTCGCCTCAGCCGTCGCAAGCTGGACAACATCCTCAAGACTGGCGCCAGCGCCGTGCTCACCGCCAACGCCGGTTGCCTGTTGCAGATCGCCCGCGAGGCGCGCGCCCAGGGACACCCGCTGTGGATCGCGCACCCGATGGACTTGCTCGATCTGGCCTATCGCGGTGAAAAGCCGCCGGTGTAGACGGCAAGCGCGTTCGCGCGTCGTGACGCGCTGTTCCGTTTCAAGATCGCGCGTTGCCGCGGATACTCATTTCCGGCGCGATCCGCCCCCCGCGCCATAGGTGCGGTCCATCCACACCCGCAACCCCCACCACGTCGCCAGGCCAATGGCCCCCATCGCCAGGAGAAATAAGGGATAGCTCAACCACCACGGAAGTTGCTGAGTCGCCATCGTGTACTCCGACATTCCGCCGATGCCGACCAGCAAGGCCATCGGCAGGAACACCACGTTCACAATGGTGAGGTTTTTGAGCAGCATGTTCATGTTGTTGTTGATGATGTTGCCCCGCGCGTCCATCAAGCCCGAGAGCACTTCCGAATAGATCGCCGCCTGCCGCGCGCACTGGTTGTTTTCAATAATGACGTCTTCCAGCAACCGCACGTCGTCGGCCGACATGCCAATGCGATCCGCCGACGCCCGCAACCGCAACAGCATCCCGCCGTTCGACTCGATGGCGTTGACATAGAAGATCAGGCTCTCTCCCAGCGCGAACATTTGCAGCAGATGCTCGTTGCCGACCGAGGAGTTCAGCCGCGATTGCACCTCTTGCGCCATGTGCTTGATCACGCGCAAATGATCGAGAAAGTGATGCACCGAGTCGAGCAGCAATTGCAGCAGCAAATCGTTGAGCGAGGCGATGGCGCGCGATCGCTTGTGAGTCATCGTCGGCGCGTCGTCAGCGGTCACAATCACCAGATGATCGGCGTACAGCATCAGCCCGACCGACGACACCTCAAATCGTCCCGCCACGCGCAGCGAGGCCGGGTTCGGCTGTTTCCAAATCACCAGCGTGTGGTCCCTTTCCACCTCGATGCGCGGCACTTCCTCGGGGTCGAGCATCGAGTTGAGCGTATGCTCGTCCAAGCCGCAAAACGCCGATAGCTCCGCCCGTTCATCGCCGGTCGGCTCGGAGTACACCCGGATCGCGGCGCTGCCGTGTCCGTCCTCGACGATTCGCCCGGCGTTCAGCTCATAGTCCAGACGCATACTCGCCCAATCTAACTTTGGCGACACATTGCATCGCCAGCCACTCGTGCCGCGACGCGAACCGTGTCACAACCATCCCCAAATCTCGCCCGCAGGCGCTCCGTCTCCTGCGCGACGGGCGCGACTACTTCCGCCCGCGACCCGGATAAATCGCCTGCTCGGTGATGATCTTGTCCATAAAGATGTCGTGTTCCGCAGTTGGAATCTCCGGAAAGAGCTGACATTCAAACGCCAGCGCCACCAGCGGCGTATCGGCCCGCGCATGTTCCAGCAGCTTGTCGTAGTACCCCTTGCCGTGCCCCATTCGTCCGCCGGTCCGATCGAACGCCACGCCGGGCACCATAATCAGATCCAGCGACTCGACCTCCACCCGCTTGGCCGCCACCGCTCGCAGATCGACCCGCGGCTCCAAAATCTTGTACATGCCCACTTCCAGCTCATCCATGCTTTCCAGGTGGAACAACTCCAATTCGCCGTCCACGCAGTATGGCACCACGATCTTCTTGTCGCTTTCGATTGCCGTCGGCAGATAATGGCGGGTGCGTACCTCGGTCCGCACGTCCAAGTAGTACATCACCGTCGCGGACTTCTTGTACTCGGGCAGATCAACGAACTTTTGGCAGATGATCTGGCTCAGCTCATCCTTGTTCTCTTGCTCGCGGCGGTTGGCGTGCGCCTGCTCGCGCAGTTGCGTCTTGCGTTGTTGCACATCAGTGGTTTCGCTGGAGGTCATCCGAGTGGTCTCCGTGATGAGATGACGCCGCCGGCCCGTTCGGCCATCGAGCAGGGACAAAGCGGAAACGCCCTATCGTACCGAGTCAATCGCTCGCGGCAAATTGCCTCAAGCGTCGCGCTCCGCAACCATCGTCCGTCGCCAACTGGCGGCGTCTTCGCCATCCAGCCGCAGCGTGAGACATTTGGCGCTGCCTCCCGATTTGACGAACTCGTCGAGCGGCGTCTCGCGCGGCTCAAAGCCGCGCGCCGCCAGCTCCGCATGCAGCTTCGGGCAGCCGGTGTTCGTCGTCACGGTTCGACCCACCACCACCGCGTTGCAGGCGAAGTGCCGGGCTTCCTCGTCAGCCACCGAGATCAGGTTCGGCACGATCTCGGCCAGAGCGCGGCGACCATAATCGTCCAGCGCCGCGGGGTAATAAATGGCCGTGTCGTCGGTGAGCGGGCAAAAGC
This sequence is a window from Pirellulales bacterium. Protein-coding genes within it:
- a CDS encoding FAD-binding oxidoreductase; protein product: MSAVSDSLPITETATPETQADVAQALRDAYAARRAVYPLGGGTSLDYGLAPKQPGLGLSLGALQRVIDYPSRDLTITVEAGITIAELTAAMAAEGQQLPIDLPHAQVATLGGAIATNWSGARRYGYGTLRDYIIGISAVDGRGTPFKAGGRVVKNVAGYDFCKLLTGSLGTLSVITQVTLKAKPRPQRSAFAVAAVNNLAAASALLDALASSATTPVAIELIAGIAWSDISGELLPAGDLRIVVGLEGTAAEVDWMREQLAREWQPLGQSPEFITADLQVSALWTALNDFSSGPSELTVKINVLPSRAAELVGVVRELDATASIQAHAGNGIVLARFNELPPGGMLATMVKRLQPAARAAGGSAVILSANSGERTAQAVWGSPAADWPLMRAVKKQFDPHNILNPGRFVY
- a CDS encoding amidinotransferase, producing AGDALFCGDTLFAGYRIRSDARGHQAIGALLGVRVIPLELVDPYYYHLDTCFCPLTDDTAIYYPAALDDYGRRALAEIVPNLISVADEEARHFACNAVVVGRTVTTNTGCPKLHAELAARGFEPRETPLDEFVKSGGSAKCLTLRLDGEDAASWRRTMVAERDA
- a CDS encoding 5-formyltetrahydrofolate cyclo-ligase; this encodes MTSSETTDVQQRKTQLREQAHANRREQENKDELSQIICQKFVDLPEYKKSATVMYYLDVRTEVRTRHYLPTAIESDKKIVVPYCVDGELELFHLESMDELEVGMYKILEPRVDLRAVAAKRVEVESLDLIMVPGVAFDRTGGRMGHGKGYYDKLLEHARADTPLVALAFECQLFPEIPTAEHDIFMDKIITEQAIYPGRGRK
- a CDS encoding (Fe-S)-binding protein; protein product: MSSTLEKKSSRPADAPGVTPTPSSVDAHPERQAAAIAAQNPGAGIDYELFLDCVHCGLCTSACPTYLELGDENDSPRGRIYLMRAVTDGKLPLTQQVKGHLDLCLDCRACETACPSGVQYGKLIEPFRVAMEQLDSAPKSGDWFHRWVLFGMFPYPNRMRQALAPARVAERLGLIRFAERTGMLRLLPARLRQLVQMLPPPGKHEKQLPEFLPAIGRRRARVALFTGCVADVMFRGTHWATARVLQQNGCDVVVPRSQVCCGAIHYHAGAADPARQLADVNLAALDPAGVDAIVVNVAGCGSMLKDYGHHWDDARQPEREAFAHKVRDINEFLDSLGLITPEHSIDLTATYHDACHLGHAQKIREAPRRLLSAVPGLRLVDLPETEVCCGAAGTYNLTQPEMAGRLSRRKLDNILKTGASAVLTANAGCLLQIAREARAQGHPLWIAHPMDLLDLAYRGEKPPV
- a CDS encoding magnesium transporter CorA family protein — protein: MRLDYELNAGRIVEDGHGSAAIRVYSEPTGDERAELSAFCGLDEHTLNSMLDPEEVPRIEVERDHTLVIWKQPNPASLRVAGRFEVSSVGLMLYADHLVIVTADDAPTMTHKRSRAIASLNDLLLQLLLDSVHHFLDHLRVIKHMAQEVQSRLNSSVGNEHLLQMFALGESLIFYVNAIESNGGMLLRLRASADRIGMSADDVRLLEDVIIENNQCARQAAIYSEVLSGLMDARGNIINNNMNMLLKNLTIVNVVFLPMALLVGIGGMSEYTMATQQLPWWLSYPLFLLAMGAIGLATWWGLRVWMDRTYGAGGGSRRK